The following coding sequences lie in one Rutidosis leptorrhynchoides isolate AG116_Rl617_1_P2 chromosome 4, CSIRO_AGI_Rlap_v1, whole genome shotgun sequence genomic window:
- the LOC139903920 gene encoding mitochondrial import inner membrane translocase subunit TIM23-1-like, which produces MSYIPQSPNQNRNDDDNHNRRLYNPYQDLGIPVQNLYKLPTSPEFLFQEESVAQRRSWGENLTYYTGIGYLGGAVYGAGLGFKKGVKEFEPGDTTKLRVNRILNNSGASGRSIGNTAGVIGLLYAGLESGMVAIRDTDDIINSVVAGLATGAVYKAASGVRSAAVGGIVGGVAVGLAVSGKQVLKRYVPI; this is translated from the coding sequence ATGTCATACATACCACAATCACCAAATCAAAACCGAAACGACGACGACAACCACAACCGTCGTCTATACAACCCCTATCAAGATCTCGGAATCCCTGTACAAAACCTATACAAACTTCCGACATCACCTGAATTCCTTTTTCAAGAAGAATCCGTCGCACAACGTCGTTCATGGGGCGAAAACCTAACTTATTACACCGGGATCGGTTACCTTGGTGGCGCCGTCTACGGCGCCGGTCTAGGTTTTAAAAAAGGTGTTAAGGAATTCGAACCTGGTGACACTACGAAACTTAGGGTTAATCGGATCTTAAATAATTCAGGCGCTAGTggacggagtattggaaacactgcCGGTGTGATTGGATTGTTGTATGCAGGTCTTGAGAGTGGTATGGTTGCTATTAGGGATACTGATGATATAATTAACAGTGTGGTGGCTGGTTTGGCGACTGGTGCGGTTTATAAGGCGGCGTCCGGTGTTCGTTCTGCGGCTGTTGGCGGAATCGTTGGTGGTGTTGCGGTTGGGTTAGCGGTTTCTGGGAAGCAGGTTTTGAAGAGATATGTACCAATTTGA